A part of Anaerotignum faecicola genomic DNA contains:
- a CDS encoding ABC transporter permease: MNIMALLNALPGSIAQGLIWGVFAIGVYITFKVLDFADMTVDGSIATGGSVAVMMMLSGHNVAVALVVATIVGMLAGMVTGIFHVALGIPGILAGILSQLGLYSVNMRILGKSNQAISVDKYNLILSLRDIHGAIIVSAIFCIVVIALMYGFFGTEMGRAFRATGNNEKMARAQGINTNTMKVLGLMVSNGLVALAGGLYAQYQGNADVNMGRGAIVIGLASVIIAGVVFKRFDYNYALRMLGVVGGAILYYIVIAVVLWLGLETTDLKLISALIVAAFLALPHLKGKYAASHVKRGGGKNA; encoded by the coding sequence ATGAATATTATGGCATTGCTCAATGCCCTTCCGGGCTCCATCGCCCAAGGGCTGATTTGGGGTGTTTTTGCCATCGGCGTTTACATCACCTTTAAGGTATTGGATTTTGCGGATATGACCGTAGACGGCAGCATTGCGACAGGCGGCTCCGTTGCAGTTATGATGATGCTTTCCGGGCATAACGTAGCGGTTGCTCTGGTAGTGGCTACGATTGTCGGTATGCTGGCAGGCATGGTAACAGGTATCTTCCATGTGGCTTTGGGTATCCCCGGTATTCTGGCAGGCATCCTGTCCCAGCTGGGTCTGTATTCTGTCAATATGCGTATTTTGGGTAAATCCAATCAGGCAATCAGCGTAGATAAATATAATCTGATTCTCAGCCTGAGAGATATCCATGGTGCAATCATTGTTTCCGCGATTTTCTGTATTGTAGTCATCGCGCTGATGTATGGCTTCTTCGGTACAGAAATGGGTCGTGCCTTCCGTGCAACGGGCAATAATGAAAAAATGGCGCGCGCACAGGGCATCAATACCAATACAATGAAGGTTCTGGGGCTTATGGTATCCAATGGTCTGGTTGCGCTTGCAGGCGGTCTGTATGCGCAGTATCAGGGCAATGCAGACGTAAACATGGGGCGTGGTGCCATCGTTATCGGTCTGGCATCCGTTATCATTGCGGGCGTTGTATTCAAGAGATTTGATTATAACTATGCACTGCGTATGCTTGGCGTTGTCGGCGGTGCAATCCTGTATTATATCGTTATCGCAGTGGTGCTGTGGCTTGGTCTGGAAACCACCGACCTGAAGCTGATCAGTGCTTTGATTGTAGCGGCATTCCTTGCTTTGCCCCACCTGAAGGGCAAATATGCTGCCAGCCATGTAAAGAGAGGAGGCGGCAAGAATGCTTGA
- a CDS encoding ABC transporter substrate-binding protein: protein MKMKKVTGLLAMTVAAVMAMTGCGGNDAADESTGNKVYHIGIIQQMEHGSLDQATKGFEDKLTELLGEDNVEFDYQNAQGEQANCTTISTKFVSDGCDLIMANATTALQTAAAATSDIPIVGTSVTDYVTAGVVESNEAPGKNVTGVSDLASVEKQIDVLMQFCDKESTKVAVVYCSAEPNSTYQAELAKKYLEEQKIPYAIYTAADSNEIQAVVTKAVADCNAMYIPTDNTFANNMEIVKNIAVPARVPTVTGAEAMCEVGALATLSISYYDLGAKAAEMAYDILVNGKKPAEMPIEYLTDGLVPKYNVDIAEALGVTIPEGMEPVA, encoded by the coding sequence ATGAAAATGAAAAAAGTAACAGGCCTTCTGGCTATGACCGTAGCGGCAGTAATGGCAATGACAGGCTGCGGCGGCAATGATGCGGCAGATGAAAGCACAGGGAATAAGGTATATCACATCGGCATTATTCAGCAGATGGAGCACGGTTCTCTGGATCAGGCAACAAAGGGCTTTGAGGATAAGCTGACAGAGCTTCTGGGTGAGGATAATGTGGAATTTGACTACCAGAATGCACAGGGGGAGCAGGCAAACTGCACCACCATTTCCACGAAATTTGTTTCCGACGGCTGTGACCTGATTATGGCAAACGCAACCACAGCATTGCAGACAGCGGCGGCAGCAACCTCCGATATCCCCATCGTCGGTACCTCCGTTACAGATTATGTGACAGCAGGCGTGGTAGAATCCAATGAAGCACCCGGCAAAAATGTCACAGGCGTTTCCGATCTGGCTTCCGTCGAAAAGCAGATTGATGTGCTGATGCAGTTCTGTGATAAGGAAAGCACAAAGGTTGCAGTGGTTTACTGCTCCGCAGAGCCGAACTCTACCTATCAGGCAGAGCTGGCAAAGAAATATCTGGAGGAACAGAAGATTCCTTATGCAATCTACACCGCAGCAGATTCTAACGAAATTCAGGCGGTTGTGACAAAGGCAGTTGCAGACTGCAACGCAATGTATATCCCTACTGATAACACATTTGCAAACAACATGGAAATCGTAAAGAATATCGCAGTTCCCGCACGCGTGCCCACTGTTACAGGTGCGGAAGCAATGTGCGAGGTTGGCGCATTGGCAACACTGTCTATCAGCTACTATGATCTGGGCGCAAAGGCTGCCGAAATGGCGTATGATATTTTGGTGAACGGGAAGAAGCCTGCGGAAATGCCCATTGAATATCTGACAGATGGTCTGGTTCCCAAATATAATGTAGATATCGCAGAAGCATTGGGTGTTACAATCCCCGAAGGGATGGAGCCGGTTGCTTAA
- a CDS encoding ABC transporter substrate-binding protein has translation MKFRKMMGVTAAFLCAALALSGCGSTGETAYRIGIVQQDEHSSLDAATQGFEDKLMELLGEENITFDYQNAQGEQANSTTIATKFVSDGCDLILANGTTALQSAAAATADIPIVGTSVTDYIAAGAVNSNEKPGTNVTGVSDLGEIKAQVDVLLTFCKPDTKIAVVYCSAEPNSIYQAERAERYLKRLKRDCAIYTVADSNDVQAVLTKAVQECGAIFIPTDNTMANSMEIVKNITIPAGVPTFAGAEYMSRIGALATLSVRYYDLGVKAAEMAYNILVNGTKPAEMPIAFVSDGVTPKYNAEIARALGITPPADMEALEETME, from the coding sequence ATGAAATTCAGAAAAATGATGGGCGTAACGGCGGCTTTTTTGTGCGCGGCACTGGCTTTATCCGGCTGCGGCAGCACAGGAGAAACGGCATACCGCATCGGCATTGTCCAGCAGGATGAACATTCCTCTCTGGATGCGGCAACGCAGGGCTTTGAGGACAAGCTGATGGAGCTGCTGGGAGAAGAAAATATCACCTTCGATTACCAGAACGCGCAGGGCGAACAGGCAAACAGCACCACCATTGCTACGAAATTTGTTTCCGATGGCTGCGATTTGATTCTGGCAAACGGCACAACGGCTTTGCAGTCTGCGGCAGCGGCAACGGCGGATATCCCTATCGTGGGTACATCCGTAACGGATTATATCGCGGCAGGTGCAGTGAATTCCAATGAAAAGCCCGGCACAAATGTCACAGGTGTTTCCGATTTGGGCGAAATCAAGGCACAGGTGGATGTGCTGCTTACATTCTGCAAGCCCGATACGAAGATTGCGGTGGTTTACTGCTCCGCAGAGCCCAACTCCATCTATCAGGCAGAGCGCGCGGAAAGATATCTGAAGCGGCTCAAACGGGACTGTGCCATCTACACCGTTGCGGATTCCAATGATGTGCAGGCGGTGCTGACAAAGGCGGTGCAGGAATGTGGCGCTATCTTCATCCCGACCGATAACACCATGGCGAACAGCATGGAAATCGTAAAAAATATCACGATTCCGGCAGGTGTACCTACCTTTGCAGGGGCGGAATATATGAGCCGCATCGGTGCGCTGGCTACGCTTTCCGTTCGTTATTATGACCTGGGGGTGAAGGCGGCGGAAATGGCGTATAATATTCTGGTAAACGGCACAAAGCCTGCCGAAATGCCAATCGCGTTTGTTTCCGACGGCGTGACACCGAAGTATAATGCGGAAATCGCAAGGGCTTTGGGCATCACTCCTCCTGCCGATATGGAAGCACTGGAGGAAACGATGGAATAA
- a CDS encoding GatB/YqeY domain-containing protein translates to MSLKEQLFADLKTAMKEKDTIKKDTIQLIRSGVLQIEKDNKVELDDEGVIEVISKQLKSRRDSLPDYEKSGRQDLIEKLNKEIEVLLSYLPEQLSEDEIQKIVEDAIAQTGASTIKDMGKVMGIVTAKAKGRADMKIVGGLVKKMLQGK, encoded by the coding sequence ATGTCATTAAAAGAGCAGCTTTTTGCAGATTTGAAAACTGCTATGAAAGAAAAGGATACCATCAAGAAGGATACGATTCAGCTGATTCGTTCCGGTGTCCTGCAGATCGAAAAGGATAACAAGGTTGAGCTGGATGATGAAGGTGTCATCGAGGTTATCTCCAAGCAGCTGAAAAGCAGAAGGGATTCCCTGCCCGACTATGAAAAAAGCGGCAGACAGGATCTGATCGAAAAACTCAATAAAGAGATCGAAGTTTTGTTAAGTTACCTTCCAGAGCAGTTAAGCGAGGATGAAATTCAGAAGATTGTTGAAGACGCCATCGCACAGACCGGAGCCTCTACCATTAAGGATATGGGCAAAGTCATGGGTATCGTGACAGCCAAGGCGAAAGGTCGCGCAGATATGAAAATTGTCGGCGGTCTTGTGAAAAAAATGCTCCAAGGCAAGTAA
- the rpsU gene encoding 30S ribosomal protein S21, whose product MSEVKVKENESLDSALRRFKRTCARDGIMGEVRKREHYDKPSVKRKKKSEAARKRKFR is encoded by the coding sequence ATGTCAGAGGTAAAAGTTAAAGAAAATGAATCCTTGGACAGCGCACTGCGTCGTTTTAAAAGAACATGTGCCAGAGATGGTATCATGGGCGAAGTACGCAAAAGAGAGCATTATGACAAACCCAGCGTAAAACGCAAAAAGAAATCCGAAGCCGCTAGAAAACGTAAATTCAGATAA